A segment of the Gallus gallus isolate bGalGal1 chromosome 17, bGalGal1.mat.broiler.GRCg7b, whole genome shotgun sequence genome:
gcagagagctgcagtgcatTGGTGGGGTTGGCTGCTGAAGGACTACTGTTTGCTTCGTAGTGTCATTAAATGATGGCTTATCAGAGCTGGAGATGAAATAACACTACTTGCCATGAACCAACAGAAACGCAGCTGCTCTGGGTTTGTATGCTCACTGAGCTGCCGGACAGGATGGATGGAGTTGTCCATCTCACCATGGCTTGGTGCTGCTGTTGTCAGCTGTTACTTATCCTCCCACGAATGCCGGATGAGAGCCTTCATCACTGCCCAGGAATAGCTTTTAGGCCCTTTTCTATTTAGATTGTTGTAGCTGTGGGATTCCTAGCTttgccagggctgtgggcacctGTTCCCAGCCGGGCCCATTTTGGCCTGTTCCCAGATGTCCTGTTCCTAAATGTCTGGTTCATAGCTTGCTGTTTGAGTTTGACTAACCTGGTTGTCAAGCAGTCATTCGCCTGTTCTTCCCCACCTTAATTTGCACCCAGTGATCAGTGTTTTCCCCAGAGACGTGTGAGGGGCAGTGCTGTACCAGCAGTGATGCCATCTGGCTTTGCCCCTTGCTCACTTTTTGACAAATCCTCTGCAGGAAATCCAGAGCGTGAGCTTAGAGTAGGGTGAGATACTGTCAGCCCTCATTAGAGAAAGGATCGTGATGATAGGGCAGTTCTTCAGACTGGATCTAGCAGGACGTAGGGCTGGGATGACTTTTGGTTGTGGGTTGGTGCAGTCACCTGTTTGCTCTGGGGAGGACATAGATTCACTTCCATGTGTCCCTACATGACTTTGTTCACGTCTGTTTCTCACAGGCCTATTGCAAGGTGATGTGTCCACGTGTGTCTCCTTCGTTTTGCACGTAGGCTGTAATTCCTGTGGTGTGTTTTGTGACAGGCATACTTTGACAGTGATGTTGCCACTCGTAATGCTGACCAGCTTGCTGCCGATGTCCCCGTGCTATCTAACAGCAACAGCCTGCCTAGCTGTGCTTCTGTCCTGCCTGCTCCTGGGAGCACGCAGCTGACACAGGTTTGTGAGTCATCATCAATATCTCCACACTGGTTAGCCATCTTTTTCTGAGGAGGACAATCCCCAGAACTAACTCACGTTGTCTCCTCTTAAATATACTACGTTCTCCACTCTCCATCTAATCATCATCCGTCTGTGAGAGGGGAGAGTACCAGCATGCACACATGCTGCTTCCAAGGCTGCGACtctcttccccttctctcctATTTAATTAGCAGAAAGCACTCTTAATAATACAGAAGGTCTCCGGCTGGCTGGAGCAATCTGCATTTCCTTTCACTGCTTAAAGATTCTGTTGAAGTTTttccagcaaagcacagctgatTATTCTGATAAATGGTAACAGCAAATACAAAGCCAGTAACACTTAAGCCCCTTAATCCCAAGAAACGTAGGCACTCAATGCTCAGAAATTATGGGCAAGCTGGGAAATGAGCTGGTTTTCTTAGGTTGATCATTCTTTGGGAAGCAGTAATTAGAGGTGCTGTGGAACCCGAGCCCAGATGTAGTCAGGCCTTAGGGACACATTCACAAACACGATTCCCAGCTTTTCTTACAGGCCTGTCAACCTTTGTTTCAATCCACAGATTCATGAAGCTGAGGATCGTAAAAACACTTTGGATGAGAACAGGTGAGCGTTTGTGTTTGCAGCAGGATGCCAAAGTGTCCAACAAACACACGGTTTAGTACTCCCTGCTGCTTTACTGATCGGGGCAGTTCGCTAGGAGGAATGTTCACCGTGAGGTCTGTCTTTGTTCCCAGGTCTCTGTCATCAACAGAAAGCCTCCGCCAGCTGTCTGAACAACTCAATGGCCTGGTTGCTCAGGTACAGCCTCATTTTGGTCCATCTGTCCTAATGATTTTTTGGGGTCTGATGCGAATCTTTAAGCAGCCTGCTTAAGAAAACACTCTTCAGTGTCAGAGATGTCTGCAGTCATCCTACTAAACAATGAGATAGTGAAGCACTGAGAAGCTAAACTTCCAGTTTTAGGAATGTTAAAATTTCAGCAGTAGGAAGAAGAGCAGAGTGGGTGAATGAACAGCATGTATTCATGGAAACATGTAGCCTTGATTTAGTGGCAAAGAATCTGAAGTCGATCTGCATAATTCATTTCAGCTTGCCACAGGGGCAGTCTGCATCTATCCTTAGCCAggaaagtgttttctttctgtggctgTCTCTGGTACTTAGAAGTGAAGTGTGCTATAAGAAGTATTATGATAGTTCTACTTGATAGCGATTTATTGCCTGAGGGAATAAAACTGACTGACTTGACTATTTTTCTTCTAGTCTACGTCATATGTGAATGGGGAAAGTGGTGTTTCTTCCACTAATATTAAGGAAATGGAAGTAAGTTGCCATGAGCCTATGATTTGCTTATTTTCTAGTCTAAGTCAATTGTTGGGACTGTGCTAATGAGACCTAACTGAACACACAGTTCACATACGTTGTTGTCcagtgctgccttctgctgtgctcgggtagctgtgctcagcaggagTGGGTATTTCCAAGATATTCTGAGGTATTtctgggggggctttgggatCATTTGGCCTCAGTGCAACTCTTAGTTTTGATTCACTTTTATGGCAAAAAATGCCTTAGCAGAAAGCACAAGTAAGTTAATGTAAGTTAATGTCCCAGCTACTCTTGTCGGATCTGTAGATTGATTTGGGGAATCTGATTTTATCAAACTGTGATgatgatttgtttttctgtcctttttaattaatgcttttttcctcccctcctccttttctgccccttccttcttctcctgcCTGCATGTGCCCATCAGACACGTTACCAGGAGCTGGCAGTAGCCCTAGATTCCAGCAATCTAACTAACAAACAGCTCATTACAAAGATAGAGGAATTGGTAAGAAACAATCCAACCAACCAGTTTGATattgtctctgctgctcctccatgctCTCTGGGTGTCTGCAAGGCTATGGGTTCTCTTATAGCACCACAAGGAAGGCTGCTTTCATGACACTTTGAGTGGAACAAAACGGGCTGTACGGGAGACCTGTTAGGAAGATCAAAGTCTCAGGCCACTTATGGTTGCATCAGCTCATCTGAGAACaagaagcacagctctgctgtttcttcttaaaTTTACTGTTGCTctcactgtgttttctgtggATGATAAACATCCTGATCAAACAACTATTTCTGGGCCTGGTCTGAATCCCTGAAATACAGAACTCTCgtgctggcagcagtgtgaAAACCTATTGCTGCAGGTGGTGATGCTGTTCTAAATATATTAGCAGAGTGGGAGCAGTAGGTCTAAGAGAGAGCCTGGGGCTGCTTTCTGATCGTATCCTCAGCTTCTCTTGGCACTATGAATGAACTGCTTTGTCCTGTGGCTTGCATGGATTCCcgctgctgcttttcagccttCAGCTTTAACACTGCAAGAAACGTAGCTAAGTGGACTTGTTTCGGTCTGAAAAGAGCCTTTCTTGGTTTGAAATACTTTTCCCCATTTTGTTCCTCTCACAccactctttttttccaaagtccACCATTTCCCAGTGCACCCCACAAACCCCTCCTGtgttatttttggttttgagtCCTTTTggtttcattctgtttctggtttgtctttcagctgggctgcaggggtAGCTGGTAGTGAGGGCAGTGCCTGCCCAGGACTCCTCGTTTGCCTGCTTTCTGACAGGCACATGAAATGCTGTCTGGAATTACACAGGGCCTTTGCTGCATTTGcagtcttgttttctttgttctggtTGTGTTCTGTGCTGGCCTTGTTAGACTCAAAACCTCAAATTCATCAGCTTCCCAGCTGCAGTCGTGTTTCAAAGTGAGCTTGAAACTGAAGTAGTCAAAATGGGCTGATGTCTGTCCTTTGGAAAGGGGAAATACACCATGCATGTAGCTTAGATGTGGGGCATCTGTGTGAAACTGCCACGAGGACAACAGTAGTGAGTAGCAAATGCTCCACAGCACCCACATCTTCACACAGTTTGTGTGGCAGCCCAGTGGGCAGCTGACAGTTCTGATGTCTTTCTCCCCATGTCTAAAGATGCACTGTGTACAGTCAATACTTCCAAAGACTTCACCCACAAGACCAAAACTGACCAGGACAGGATGGTGCCCTTTCTCTGCATACCAGCTCTTTTTCATACCAGCTTTTGCAGGAGCCTGCCAGCATTAGTGAACTTCTGCATGATTTAAAGGCCAGTTGCCACATGGGATAAAAGTTGAAGGGCTCAGctgaagcacagtgctgtgctgtggctttGGGTTTTTTAGATGCATTTTTGGTCATTCCCCTGCTGCATCAGGGTTATCATTCATGTCAGAGATGTGGGGTGAAAGCGTAACTGAAGTTGTTGGATGCTCAGATACATACAGGGGTTTTGTAGTGGTGTTTGTGAATAACTGCAGTAGGAATAACTGAAGGAAGCCCCAAATCTATTATTTTAATAGATAGTCTTCTTGGTCTTCTACATAAAAAGATAACGGGAACTGTTTGCATTAATTGGGCGTGAATCCTACTTCAGTGAAGTGAAAATATGCTTCAGCAGTATGAGAATATCTCCTGCTAACACTGATGcatccattttcttctgtagaagCAGCAGAACCAAGAAGCAGTGAATCAGCTGGAGAAGGTAAAGTGTGTCCTATTTTTGGATAGAGATAGAAATAGATTTGTtcttctgaagaagagaaagcacagcGGCCTGTGGCACCAGCCTATGTGATCTTGTCTTATAGAGCTGTAGGATcacttaggttggaaaagactgttAAAATCATCAAGTCAGTCCTACCATCTGCTCAGCACTACCAAACCCACCGCTAAACAGTGCCTTTAAgcaccacatccacacatctcgTAAATCGCTccaggatggtgactccatcgcTTCCGTGGAGATCATCCTAGAGTCGGGTCTGTTTGTAGCATTGGGTTGAGTATTTTGACTCCATGAGCCAGGCCTGGCACAGAGCTTGCTTGTTTTGATGAAAGTTAAGATTTAAATgctcaagtattggaaggctgcagtggaAGCAACAGATTACAGTTTACGGTCCTGTCAGTAGTTTGCATTCCAAACACTGCCAGCATAAGGAACCTACTGTTGCCATTCTAGGATGGATAACCAATAAAGTAGTTAAAGAAATGGAAGACTGAAGCATGGCTATTAAAAATGATGATACTGGTTAGATGCTGGAATGATCCTACCAATGAAtcgctgcttttttttttggacataAAACAAGAGGGGTTTACAATTTAGTGCTGAACAGgcattgtttgtttgtacaggaaaagaaggagTTTGAACAGAAATTTTCTAAAGAGCAAGCAGCACTGAGAGAACAGCTACAGGTAAGGCAGAGCTTTCACTACAGTAACATGACCTGGCTGCTGTCCTTGTCTGGATTACTGAGCACTGTGTCTTCATCTTGGAAGCCAACATCCTTTCAGGAGAACTGGGAGAGCCAGTTAGCTAGATTGTACTTAAATGCAAGAGCTCTTTGTCTCACTGGATTATCCCTCTGTGGCAGCAGGGATGTTGTGGTTGCGAGCAGAGATTTCCTGCACTgagctcctttttctttctccaaggTTCACATCCAGACGATTGGAATCCTAGTTTCTGAGAAATCTGAGTTGCAGACAGCCCTTGGACATACTCAACAAGCTGCACGACAGAAATCAGGTAATTGACTTGGAGCACTCCAGCTCGAGCTGTTGGTTAAACTGGATTTCAAGTCAGAGGCACgatggctgctggctgccagctcaCAGCACTTGTTGGTTCCTTAATGAGCAATACTTGGCACCGTCACCACTTCTGTCATCATAGCTGCCCCCAGATTGGAGCATGGTAATCCCATGGCAGTTGAGGTTCTTTTGTGCATCACTGAAGCCCTGTCAGCTCTGCTCGGGCCTGGTGACTACCCCAGActgttcttttctcattttcttcagattcttttaaaactttgttCCCTTtcatcgcccttcctcccacacAGCTGTCATGTTAATGTAGGTTTTACCCAGGCCTTTCATTCTCAACTAAATTTGAGCCATTTGCcctcataggaaaaaaaaaaaaccaacccaaaacatAGTGCCTCTTGCTCTGCAAAGGACATCTCATCATCTCCCTCTAAAACTGAGAAAGGTAGTTGCTGACAGAGAGCTTTACTGCTCAAGGTTGCTGGTGAATCACCCATACTGTCAGGAGTGGAAGCAGGTCGACCAATTTACAGAGCTCTGTATTGTTTTAAGAGCTTGTTGCTAAAGCAGAAAGTGCTGTTTAGCCTGTTCCGATAAGCCCTTTGTGGTTTAGTCTCAACTAACTCTGCTCTGACTTGCTTAGGAGAAGCTGAAGACCTTGCTGCTCGTTTACAGTCATCTCGCCAGAGGGTATCAGAGCTGGAACGCACTTTGTCCTCCATCTCCATGCAGCAAAAACAGTCAGAGAAGGTAAGAGCCACCTCTGTGCTTAAttagcagctctgcttttggcTAGTTGCTTGTCACTACGCTACTGTGAAGTCTGTAGCCCCTGCTtagagaagaggctgaaattAACCTTGTTAATTGTTAATTAACCTTGTTAAGTACTGTATTCTCATCAAGGCAAACCTTTCATGCAGATCTCTGTGACCACTAATCATATGGCCCAGTGGCTGCCTTCAGATCTGGCACCTTTCTACATGAGTCTTGCCAGCTCCACGCAACAGCATCTCTGACACCTCCTCCCAGGAGGGTCTCCATCAAACAGGCACTTTGCTATTGATACTCATCCAGAAGTTTGCAGAAATAACCTCACCATCAGTTAGTGGCATCATGTTCAGAAACACTGAGCAGATGAATTCCTGGCAAATCCATCCTTTGTGTGCAGTCTGATGGTGTAatgagctgcagcactggccAGCCAACTATAGTGATAGGTGAGGTTCTAAgaaaggctgtgctggggattTCACTCAAGTTATGACCTCTTCTGCATTAGCTAGTctgttaaaagtaaaataaggtAATCTTTGAACATTTCATTTGTATGGCTAAAGTCTCTAATTGAATCAAACATTTGTTCTTTCTCCAGCATAATAAAGAGTTGGTGAAGGAGCGAGACAACCTGAAACTAGAACTGTACAAACAGAGGTAAGCCTGTTTTGTGTGTTATTCCAGAGTAATGCTATTCTTCTCAATAGAGCCACAAAGCTTAGGAAGGGGCTTTGGCCACGGTTGGTGAGTTGGGAGGCCAGATAttcaatgtaaaaataataGTTTAAAAAAGCCAAAAGATTAGGTGGGTAATACAGCAATGGGACTCagtgcccagggaggctgtggattctccatTCTTGGAGTGTTCacaacagctgcacagagctgtgggtaACAAGATCTGGTGGTAGTATAGTCCTACTTTGAGAGGGAGGCTGGACAAGGTGACCTGCAGAGGCTTCTTCCAATCAACATTTCTATGACTCCCACTGCTGTGAACTCAATGACATGGGCACCTGCAAACCCATAGGAAATACACTGCTGCCACTTGAATGTTTTTGTGTTCGTTTCAGCAAAGGTAGtgaggaaataaagcagcagaactCAGAGCTGTCAGAGAAACTCCGCTCCGTGGTTTCTGAGAACTCAGCCATGAAGTTGGATGTGGAAGATTTACATAAGAAACTGGAAATGGCCGAACTGATGATTCAGCAGGTAATCACACTGCTGGGATGTGGGAGTAGATCACACTGATCATTTTAAGACTTGTTTCCTGGACACTGGGGGCAAGACTAAATTATGGGTCTTAAAGGCAGGCACAGCATCCCATCCTATTAGGAAAAGGTTTTCTGTGAGGTCTCTGAGGAGCAGGAAGGCTGTGCTCTTAGGGTTGAAAGACACTGTGATATCAGTCTGCTGAAAGAACGTTATACAGGTTGAGAAGGTGACTGAACATACAAGTGTGCAAATACAGTGACTTTTCTTGTCACTGTTCACTATTCTGGTTACCCAGCTGTCGTTCAGTGTCACTGAGAAACAAATTGAGTAGAGGTGCTTGCACCTATCCTATCAAGAGGCGAACTGGACAATGGCAACTTGGAGGTCAGCTGGATAAAGTCAAGCCAAGTATGATAATTAAAACGGGGATGTGTGGAGCCAGCTGTTAGCTGTTGGAGAGCAGGCTCAGTGGTAAGGTGAACCCACCATGGAAGAAACTTAAGTGGCTTAAGTTACCCATAAGATAAAGCCAATTGCTGCACTgctaggaaaaatattttgtcttacCTGAACCAGCCTTGCTGTTTAGTCCACCAATGTGTTCCAGACTCTGGCTTTAAATTCCTGGCACGTCTGACAACCTTAAAGTTCACAAGCATTCATACCATCTGATGTGTCTGCGTACGGCAGACTCTTGAAATGCAAAGTTTCTGAACCAAATGATTTGACTAAAGcccattttcttaattaaaaagtaGTAAACATAAAATGGAAGCAAGGGGCCACCTGGTTCAGCTTGTTTTACAGGACTAAATCTAAGGTTTTTGATTTTAGATGCCACTTTCAGTCAACTTTACAGTGAGTTGAAGCATTTTGAAGAGCTGTGGATGGTTATAACGTGGATCAAATGGCAGGCTAAAGTCAGGGGAGAGGCCAGACAGAAATGGAATATTAACATTTTGCCATAACCTTTTGATTTTTGTGGGCAGTTCTCAAATCATACGGGGAATGTGGATGCAAACCAGCAGTTACAGATGGCACTGGAAGAGAGGGCAAGTCTGGAAACCCAGATTACTCAGGTAAGTTGTTAATGTATTAAGTGCACTGATGATCCAAATCTGTAAAGAAACTTGTGTGGCAGAAGAATGCAGCCCGAGCTTTCCAAGGCTTTATCCCTTAAGTAGTCAGCCGTCCTTCAATGTATTCAGTTGGTACAATttcccttgttttgtttttatcagctTTCAGAGTCGCTTCACCAGCTCCGGGCAGAAAGAGATCAGTATGTAgagaaactgaaggaagaggGGAGCATTTGGCAGCAGCGTgtccagcagctctctgagcaggTAACCtcacagcagtgccacagctgcTTCCAGTGAACACAGGCTTAAGTGCAACAAGAGCACTGTTTTAACTTGAGCTTGTGTGCCCTTGCAGGTCCGCACAATggcagaggagaaggagaagcatGTGGCCCAAATTCAAGAGCTAGAAAGCAATgttacagagctgctgagcaaatCAGGTAGGACTTCCAGAGTGGGGCTTCATACTGCAGAGTACCAGCAGGTTAACTCTGTCCCCACTGTGCAAGTATTTGTATGTATACAAGTAGGTCTGATGCTCTCAAATCATGAAGAGAGCTGAAAGACTGGTAGCCCTATGAAACCTTTCATTCTAGCAGACAGCAAGCGAGCTACTGCCAGTAACTGCCCAGCAGATGGTTTATGTCTTTAGTTATCTGCCTTGCTGTACTGTTAGGCCCATGAGGTTGGGCAGGTAGGATTCTTGCTGGGTCTGAGAGAGGGAGTCAGCAGCACGCAGCAGGACACTgtggttttggggtggtttgCTTGCTTGCTCCTCTCAGTGCCCCGTTCCTCTGGATACTGCAGCTGGTGATAGTTCCTGGGTCACGGAGTCCTGCAGGTTGGGGTAtgttctgcacagctctgtgtgctaCCCAAGAGATTCAGCCCTCTGACCGATCTGCTTTTGATTCCATTTCCTCAGCAGTGAAACCCATGGATGTTGAGCCATCTTTACCAGCAGGACCtacagcagctgagctgagtCTGCAGGAAGAGATCAAGCGGCTGCAGCACGAAAAGGAGGAACTGCATGGGCAATACCAGGCCCAGGTCCGTGACAACGAGCAGCTGAGCCACCTCaaccaggagcaggaggagcggctgctggagctggagaagacAGTACAGCGCTACAATGAGGAGTCTGTGGACAGACAGCAGATCCTGGAGAGCATGCAGAGTGACAAGGCCACAATCAGCAGGGCGCTGAGCCAAAATCGagagctgaaggagcagctggcagagctgcagaatggGTTTGTCAAACTGGTATGTCTCTTTCGTGAATCTTTTCCCACTATTTCCCACGTTGGTGCAATCCTGTTGTAGCATAGATGTAAAAAACAACTGTCAGAACCGTCATCTGCCTTTATTTCCTTGGAGCTATGAGTGCTCAGCCTTCTGTGATATATATTGCCATACCAGGAGGTGCCCTGTAATTCCTTACTCTCTCAGGTGCTCTGGCAAACAAACCAATATCTCTGCCCAGAGCtgtatcctttttcttctcttctgctggcagccaggcgGTTTCTTTCCCCTGAGTATTCTTCCAGCTTTACtcatgaagaagaaattctcAACAGTCTtctgtcctgttgctgtcattGTTTCTGTCCTGAAGCTGAGTTCTTACTCTTGCTTCTTTCAATGTAACAGTTTCCCCTTTGGGGCCCTGGCACATAACACACGGTCTGgtcactgttttttcttcagatctTTCTGAACTTGTCTTCTTGGTTTTGAATGTCTATTGCTTTATTTGGGATGTTCATGTCACCCATCTGCTTTGGATCTGACAGGCTGTGTGATGTGCCAGGCCCCTCGTTGGCACTGTCCCAGCACTGATTCCCCCCCCTTTGCTCTTCTCCCATCTTCTCAGCCTTTTTTAAAGTTGATTACTGCCCTTATTTACAGCTCAGAACAACACAAGGGATGGTATCCCACTGTATCAGGAATTAGCGTGGTTTACTGATTTAGTTTATGAGAGCATATACTTATGGTGATTGGGGCAGTTTCCTTCTACAATGGTTTTGATTCTTgcagacaaatgaaaacatgGAGGTTACAAGTGCCCTACAGTCAGAGCAACACGTAAAGAAGGAGCTGGCTAAGAAGCTtgggcagctgcaggagaacCTGGGGGAGCTCAAAGAGACGGTAAGCAACAGCAGTAGGACGGCAGGGCAGGTGTGCGAGTTTATGCTAAGGAGAGCTGGAAACTTCCCAAACTTTGATGGAAAGATGGAAATAGGTATTGTTAACGATCAAGCTGAGAGCCCTCCTGTGTCATCTGCTATCTGATGTGGGGGACCAGCGTGTGGGGACAGATGGTGGCTGCCTGCCTCGGTGGTGGCTTTGGGGCAACACTGACAGTTTGGATCGTGCCACACGAGTCATCATCTTTTCTGGCAGAAATGATCTGATCTGATGGTTTTCTCATGTGTTGTTAGCTGGAACTGAAAACACAGGAGGCTCgggctctgcaggagcagcgGGACCAGTACTACGGCCACTTACAGCAGTATACTGTGGCATACCAGCAACTGGCTGCTGAGagggaggagctgcagaagcagtACTTGCTTCAGACGCAGCTGATGGACAGGCTGCAGCACGAGGAAGTTCAGGGGAAGGTGACAGTGGAAATGCACCTGAAGGAACTGCAGCAGACTAAGGTAATAATGAAGAGGGGCAAGTGGAAGGACTGGAGGCAAAATGCTTAATTACACTGCATCCTGTGCAATAGAGGTGAATTAGAGATGAATGATAATGATCTGGAGCAGAAGCACTGGTGCTCTTTTGTttgggtgtttgtttttgtggtgaTGCTGCTAGCGACTGTTTTCAGTTTGGCTTGTGCAGGTTTTAGTGAGGAGCTTTCTCACCGATGGTCTGCTTCTGTCTTGCAGGAAAGTCTGGAAGCTgtagcaaaggaaaacaaagagctgcAGGCCCAGATCAGTCAGttagcagcagagctggatggCAGGATGCTGCACAGACTAGATGGTGTGtaactgcagctgctctccagggACGGGAGGTGGAGCTGGGCTCTCTGGGGTATTCCCTCTTTGTTCACCTCCCTTCCTTTACAGGGGATGGAGTAGAAAGTGAAGTGAtgtctgaagaaatgaaaaacccTTCGTTTGTGATCCCAGAGAAGTTTGAAAGCCATGAAGAAATGGTGGGTCTTAATGGGTAGAAAAGCCTTTGTTCTCAGTTGTGAGCAAATGTCTGGAAGAGGTGGCAGATGAAATTGCAGAGGTTCCACAGTGTGTATTAAGTTGTTCATCAGCTGTGATCCCTGCAGCTGAGGCACAGGGAAGTGTTACAGTCCCTTTtacacagcagcaaaagaacCAACAAGATTCCTGCAGTACAGCTGAAAAATAAGCTGGCAGTCCAGCAATGGTTTTAATTACAAAGACAACTCAGCTGGCAGAGTGGCTCTAACTATTGTGATGATTGGTGTTCTCCTCGCTTTGGAAGGCAATTTGGAAATGGTGTTGAACATTACTAATTTTTTCTGTAAGTGTAGTTGTAACCAGAAAATACTGTGATCAAAGAGTTATTGTGGGAGTTGAGGTTTaacctgcagagaagaaatgatCTGTGCTACTAGAGAATGAGAAGACATGCAGTAGTTGCTGCCTGGGTTAGTCCTATGGGTTTCCTATCCATAAATAAAATGGGGTAAATTTCTGTTATTCTCTGTACCCTGGGATGCACAGTTGATCACACACTTCACATCAGGAAAATCACTAACGTGAGTCCTCTGCAATTCACCTTAGGTGACTTTCTTGACGTCTGCCATGTCCCAAGTGGAGAAGGAACGAGAAGAGATGAGGCAGCAGTTGGCTgttcagaaacagcagtgcagaaACCTCCTGCAGCAAATAGCAGCTCTTcggcaggagcagcagcataaCATCACACTGAGTGAAGGTAAATTCTGTACAGTGTGGGTACGGAGATGTGCCCCAACCTGGCCCTGCCCTCTGTGAAACAGACCTATGGGTTTATGAACGAATCACGCTTAAGCAGGCACTGTCAACTACAAATGTCCTTTCCAGATTCCACTATGGATAGTGTTCCAGTGGAGGTTCATGAGGCTTTAAAAACTGCCATGGAGAAACTACAGGTAAGCAAAGGATCTCCTGTTCTTTCTGCCCCTCTCCCTCACCTAGCTAGGTTTGCACCCAGTGCCAGACTCTTGAAGCACACACACGTTGCAGGGGAATAAGTAGCAGATGTTCTATGATAATAAACTACTTcctaaaaagcagctttcctcATGACTTCTCTCATCATAGGAGAGCTTCCCCCTACCCTGCCCAAAGACTGTAAGGGCCTAACACTCATCTACAGTCTTCTCCTaaagaaatagctgaaaaataGACTAATTTCGCCCTGCTGGGACGAAGCAGATCTCTCCAAGAACTGCAGACTAAGCGTGACCACAGTTGTGCTGGCCCAGCAATGAGAAGGCACTTTGTTCCCTCAGTCCTTCTGCTTCCCAAAATGCAGAGATGCTTTGCTGTGCCTTCTGTAGCTCTGTTCCTTTTTACTACCAAATCGGAGTAGTTGTTAAGGCAGCACGATTTGCTCCCTGGGCTCAGACCGATGTGAATGGAGGGTGCTGCCTTTAACGCGGATGTTGCCGTATGTGAGCAGCTGAGGTGACTCGTACCCATTTTTGTGTTCAGTCCCGTTTCACAGATCTGATACAGGAGAAAGCTGATCTGAAGGAACGGCTAGAAGAGCTGGAACATCGCTGCATACAGCTGTCTGGGGAAACAGACACCATTGGTATGTTTACACAACACAAGCTAGAGCTTTTGGAGCTGAGTCTGCCACATACCGAGCAGTTCAAGTCTTGCTGCCTAGATAGGCTGGGCTTCCAATCCAGGGCTGGATGTG
Coding sequences within it:
- the GOLGA2 gene encoding golgin subfamily A member 2 isoform X7 encodes the protein MRPEGEQRCSARAAASRAHRPHGHGAGHAGSWMPAARGTLGVVVPGPAVPSAPGNAFLRGNAQGTPRWGTARGKERLSPQRRRAVPAGRAGPSAAPRGPGGAVLRWGRCGAGRPGGDPPAVSAGPRSRTPPPWAGPESGHGGGPGRHSRPAPGEAGRAGSGAERGGGARPASGPGVGRALGAEPGCRPHRSARRLTWPGRGADMADGSRQSKLAAAKKKLKEYQQKNSPGATAGAKKKRKAKEGSRPETPTNDDRQSPENIQNILKVLVSDLNRSNGVAIPSLDKRKIHEAEDRKNTLDENRSLSSTESLRQLSEQLNGLVAQSTSYVNGESGVSSTNIKEMETRYQELAVALDSSNLTNKQLITKIEELKQQNQEAVNQLEKEKKEFEQKFSKEQAALREQLQVHIQTIGILVSEKSELQTALGHTQQAARQKSGEAEDLAARLQSSRQRVSELERTLSSISMQQKQSEKHNKELVKERDNLKLELYKQSKGSEEIKQQNSELSEKLRSVVSENSAMKLDVEDLHKKLEMAELMIQQFSNHTGNVDANQQLQMALEERASLETQITQLSESLHQLRAERDQYVEKLKEEGSIWQQRVQQLSEQVRTMAEEKEKHVAQIQELESNVTELLSKSAVKPMDVEPSLPAGPTAAELSLQEEIKRLQHEKEELHGQYQAQVRDNEQLSHLNQEQEERLLELEKTVQRYNEESVDRQQILESMQSDKATISRALSQNRELKEQLAELQNGFVKLTNENMEVTSALQSEQHVKKELAKKLGQLQENLGELKETLELKTQEARALQEQRDQYYGHLQQYTVAYQQLAAEREELQKQYLLQTQLMDRLQHEEVQGKVTVEMHLKELQQTKESLEAVAKENKELQAQISQLAAELDGRMLHRLDGDGVESEVMSEEMKNPSFVIPEKFESHEEMVTFLTSAMSQVEKEREEMRQQLAVQKQQCRNLLQQIAALRQEQQHNITLSEDSTMDSVPVEVHEALKTAMEKLQSRFTDLIQEKADLKERLEELEHRCIQLSGETDTIGEYIALYQSQRAILKQRHQEKEEYISRLAQDKEEMKIKLLELQDLVMRLVKERNEWYSKYVAAAQSPELLASQNEKALPVERRIELNATDGEGLREVNLADEAEQDAAALHQSSFYPTDTKAAQPSQEDPTAKQIMQLLREIQNPQERSGSLLENPCIPFFYRADENDEVKIMVV